TACCCTTCCCACCCTTGTTCGGATTATTTGGGCTCTTAAGCTGCTGCTTGCGGTTTGCTTCTATTTTTTTCCAGTCATTATACTGATCTGCCGGACAACCCACTCCTTTATGACAGGACATCGCCAATCCTGAAAATAGAATTAATATGACAATGACAATTAGATTTTTATTTGTTGTGTTCATAAGTTAAAGATATAAAAAGAATAACAAAATTTTCCACTACAGGTTCACGATTGCGGTTGCCTCAATTTCGACCAGTAAATCATCCGAAATCAACTTTGAAATCTGGTACATGCCGGTTGCCGGCTTGATTTCACTAAAGAACTCTCCGTGTGCCTTGCCGATAGCCTCCCATTGGGCAATATCCGTACAGAAAATGCGGGTACGCACCACATCTTTCATTCCTGCCCCGTAATACTCCAGCACTTTCTCAAATTTCTCCAGAATACATCTCGTCTGCAGGTATACATCCCCTTTTCCAACCACTTCGCCGTTCACACTGGCAGTAGTACCGGATATCTCAATTGTATTTCCAACTTTTACTGCCCGCGCATATCCTATAATCGGCTCCCAGGGAGATCCTTCCGTAAATGTTTGTCTATCCATGAAATAAAATTAGGAAAAAGTACAGAGAATCAATCCGCTAACACAACTTTTAATACTTCGTTAACTATTTCAGACTCATATCCTTTCTGCAGGGCAAACAAGACAAGTTTTTGCCGCTTCTTATACGGGTCCGTTTCTTTGATAGTCCTAAGCTTTTTTTGCAATAAATCTTCAAGCCGTACCGCATACACCGTCGTCTATCTGCTCCAGGGAGTCTCGTATTTTATCCGAATCAATTTTCTTCACCTTTAATTCCATCTCTATCTTTTTCTTCCCCATTTTTTGATGGAATTCTTACCTCGGACAAAAGCATTGGTAAAGCGGGTTTCGTCCAAAAAATTATTCTGAGACAAATGATTCAGGTAAAAGCCATAATCCTTTTCATCCACTTTAAGCTGATATAATTTTTGTTTGACCTCCGCCATGCAGCGCTCGCGGTAACTGCAAAACGATTCAAGTTTCTGAATAATCTGTTCTTTGGAAAATGGAAACGATTTCATGCTGATGGATGGCCGATTCAAATATCCCACACCGGATTTCTTTTTGTCTTAATCATAAAGCGGAGGTTCAGCACAAATGTCAAAATCAGGTAAATGATAATAGGCGAACCCAGCGCGATAAAAGAGGTGTAAATAAAAAACATCCGTACCTTTTTGGAAGGAATGGATAGTTTTCTTCCAAGATACGAACATACACCATACACGCTCATTTCAATGATATCACGCAATGACCTGAACCTAAACAATTTAAACGGTTTTTCTAACACAAACTAAAGTTAAACATTATTCGCATATATTTTGCTGCCGGTATTGCTTAAAATCTTATGTCCGATGGCGCAATGCAGGCAACGTTTCCGGGCACAATAGTTATCGAATAATTCCATGTAAGCCTGGCTGTCAGATGCATAGTGTGAAGCAAGTTGCGCTGCCTCAAAGACAGCGGTTTTGGAATTTTGTTCCGCCGGTATCTGGCGCAACAAATCAATCGCTTTTCTATAAACTTTTCCGATAATATATTTACCATAAGCATACAACAATGGGATAAAGACATTGATTTGCAAAACCGCCTTAAAATCATGCCCCATCTTTTTGGATTTTAATTTACTCATCTTATCAAATACATAATGAGTGTCCCAATATTCCGAAACAGCAATCGTTTCGGCCATTGAATCAAAAAAATCTTCTTCGATGATTTTATGCAGCAATGGCATCTGCTGAATGAACTGCGCAAACCAGGCTAGACGAATGGTAGGGAAAGAAACGGGACGTATCCGCAGAAACTGCCATTGATGTTCGCTCATTTGTTTTAGTCCATATTTATGTTTGAGAAATAGGTACTCCTCTTTCAAATCTCTCGGATAAATTTCCACGAAATCCTTATTCAGAAATCCGGCAACCCCGAACAATAATGCTTCCATCTGGAAACTGTGCGCCTTATGTTTCATCAATAGTTTGTAATCCAACAACCTGGTCAGTTGCTCAAACTGTTCTTTATTGATGTGGCTGCCAAAATATTTTCCCAGCAACTGATAGCAGGTCTGCTCCCAATCACTTCCATTTGCTGACAAATTTAAAAGAATATCTTCAGACTTTCGCTCCAATCGTTCTATGATTAACCGTTCTTTCCAATTCTCCAGCACAAAATCATCTATCGAATTTATCGAATCCCCGCAAATCAATGTTTGATGGGATTGCATCATAGCTTTATATCTGTCGAGTAAAATCATTGGGATTCGTCCGTTCAGCTCCAATGTTGGAAGTCGTTGTATCTGAACATCATTAAAGTATACCACATGTAGAATCACATTATCATACTTCCTGTCATCCTGATGACTGTGCAAATTCCAATCCGATGCATGAACATGCAGTTCAATAGTACCTGCCAGCACCACATCATCGATTCTTATTTTTGCATTCCAAAAATCAGGACCGCCGTCCGTATTGTATTTTCCAAAATCAACAATCTGCAACTCACTCCCCAAAGTTGTTTTAAGTTCGCTTGTATTAAACAATTTATGCTGCCAGATATAATGCAATAACTGCTCTCTCATACAGAATCCTTTTTCTATTGAGAGACAACAAGTATTATAATTCCATAAATCCTTACCCTTTTTAACATTTAATACCGAATCTGCTCATCAAAAAAAAGCAATCCATGATGGATTGCTTTTTATAAAATCATACGCTCTGTATTCTAGAACGGACATTGTTTACACGGGTCTACCTGCATATCGAAACGTTCGAGGATTTGAGGTTGATGCTGCCGCCCACTACCCTGAACTCCGTCCTTCGGTTTCGCTGGTGTTCGTATTCCGAACAAGGCACACCGTCCTTACAGTCATTCCTCGGCTCTGTCTCCCCATAACCCTTCGGCTTCAGCCTCGTCTTGCCTACCCCCTGGCTATCAGCCAGTCCACCACGCTCTGCGCACGTCGCTGCGACAGCTTGATGTTGTACTCATACGGCGCTCTCGCATCCGTGTGTGAGCCGATCTCCACCACCGCATCCGGGTTCTCCTGCATGAAGCCCAGCAGTTTCGTCAGCTCCCGCTCCGACTCCTGACGGATATACCATTTGTCAAAGTCATAGTAGATATCCTTCAGCTCTATCGCTCTCATCGTATCCTCTTCCGTCGGGATTCTGTCCAGCAACACTTCCACCTCTTTCGGGTTCACCCCGCATTTGCGGTCTATGACACATTCCCCGTCATCCTTGATCACATTCACGCTACCCGGAAGGTAGCCCTGGGAGTTCGCCACCACGATGTAATCGCAGTCGCACCTAACCACCTCGCAGATCTTCCCGTTCGCATCCGTCGTAAACGCACGCGTCCACCCTTCACACTGGCTCGACAGCAGTATCTTCGCATTCGGCAGCGGCTCGTTGCCCTTCGGAGTCTTGCCAAGCACCGTCACGCTCATCGCATATGCCTTCGATTTCTCCAGCGGGATCTTTACAAACACCTTCCCGCCGGGGCCTACGCCCTTCGTCGTTGCCGTCACCTTATCGTTCGTCACATAACCGTCCGCCGCCGCACTGAACGTATAGTCCGTATTCCTCAGCACATTGAACTCAAACTCCCCATCGCACTCCGTCGTCGTCCGGCCCTGCTCGTTGCCGTCTGATTTCGACTTCATCACCACACTGCTCGTGCAGATAGGCTCCCCCGTCTTCGCATCCACTACGATGCCTTCCAGATAAATGCCATCGTCCGTAAAACTATAGATGTCATCCAGTCCCTTGCCATCCGGGCGGTCGGACGTAAAATAGCCATAGCTCTTGTCCGTGCCGTAGTGCAGCCCGAAGTCGTCATAACTGCTGTTCACAGGTGCTCCGATATTGCGGATCTTGCCAAATTTGCCCGTCTTCTCATTTTTTCTCACCCGGAAGATATCCAGACCGCCAAGGCCTCCGTGTGCATCCGAGGAGAAGTACAGCTCACCGTCCTTGTCAACATACGGGAACATCTCCCGCCCTTCCGTATTGATATCAGGACCCAGGTTCTTCGGTACTCCCCAGCTATCCCCCTCTTTCTTCGTCACATAGATATCCGTCATCCCATAGCCGCCAGGCATGTCGCTCACAAAATACAGCGTATTGCCATCCGGCGTCAGCGCAGGGTGACCCACACTGTACTCATCGTTGTTGAACGCAAAATTCTTGTCGTTCTTCCATGTACGTCCTTCCACGTCCGATTCATAGATCTTCAGCTTCACGATCTTATCATCGCTCGACTTCACCTTCTTGTCGATATAATTATTTCTTGTAAACAGCACCTTCCTGCTGTCCGGCGTGAACGTCAGCGTGCCTTCGTGGTACTTCGTCGCCGCATCCCCCTTCATTCGCTGGGGTTTGCCAAAACCCGTCTTGTCGCCTTTCACATACCACATATCAAAAAACTCCGTCCCCGTCCAGGTGTGCTCCCGGCTGATCGCCTTCGCACTGTCCCGCGATGAAGAATAGATCAGCCCGCCGTCAAAACTCACAGAGCTAAAATCATAACCCGCACTGTTGAACGACAGGTTCTTGACCGTATAGCGGTCACGGCTCTGCAGGTACTGTCCGTAGTCAGAGCACGCTTTCATCTCATTGGCAGAGCGCCTGTCCTCCGGTACCTCCGCACTGTACTTCGCATACCACTTCGCAGCCTCTTCATACTTCCCGTTCACCTGCAGCATCTGCGCATAGTACAACTTGTACTTCGGCTCCACATCTCCCTTGCTCACCGCCTTGCCATACCAGTACTCCGCCTTGTCATAACGGGACGTCAGGCGGTAGCAGTCGCCAAGGTGCGCCATCGCACGGGCGCTGTCACGCTTCTCCAGGTAGCGCTCGTACAACGGGATCGCCTCGTGGTACGCCAACGACTTGTACAGTTTCTCTGCTTTGCCATACCCGCCGATTTCAGGCTCCTTCGTCCCGCCGCCTTCGATGTCTTGTGCCCGCAGTGCGCCTTACGGAAACAGCATACTGATGGTCAATACCAATAATCTGCTGATGAGAA
This sequence is a window from Sphingobacteriales bacterium. Protein-coding genes within it:
- a CDS encoding RidA family protein, with the translated sequence MDRQTFTEGSPWEPIIGYARAVKVGNTIEISGTTASVNGEVVGKGDVYLQTRCILEKFEKVLEYYGAGMKDVVRTRIFCTDIAQWEAIGKAHGEFFSEIKPATGMYQISKLISDDLLVEIEATAIVNL
- a CDS encoding RecX family transcriptional regulator; translation: MQKKLRTIKETDPYKKRQKLVLFALQKGYESEIVNEVLKVVLAD
- a CDS encoding PspC family transcriptional regulator codes for the protein MSVYGVCSYLGRKLSIPSKKVRMFFIYTSFIALGSPIIIYLILTFVLNLRFMIKTKRNPVWDI
- a CDS encoding DUF2851 family protein yields the protein MREQLLHYIWQHKLFNTSELKTTLGSELQIVDFGKYNTDGGPDFWNAKIRIDDVVLAGTIELHVHASDWNLHSHQDDRKYDNVILHVVYFNDVQIQRLPTLELNGRIPMILLDRYKAMMQSHQTLICGDSINSIDDFVLENWKERLIIERLERKSEDILLNLSANGSDWEQTCYQLLGKYFGSHINKEQFEQLTRLLDYKLLMKHKAHSFQMEALLFGVAGFLNKDFVEIYPRDLKEEYLFLKHKYGLKQMSEHQWQFLRIRPVSFPTIRLAWFAQFIQQMPLLHKIIEEDFFDSMAETIAVSEYWDTHYVFDKMSKLKSKKMGHDFKAVLQINVFIPLLYAYGKYIIGKVYRKAIDLLRQIPAEQNSKTAVFEAAQLASHYASDSQAYMELFDNYCARKRCLHCAIGHKILSNTGSKIYANNV
- a CDS encoding PD40 domain-containing protein, which encodes MAYHEAIPLYERYLEKRDSARAMAHLGDCYRLTSRYDKAEYWYGKAVSKGDVEPKYKLYYAQMLQVNGKYEEAAKWYAKYSAEVPEDRRSANEMKACSDYGQYLQSRDRYTVKNLSFNSAGYDFSSVSFDGGLIYSSSRDSAKAISREHTWTGTEFFDMWYVKGDKTGFGKPQRMKGDAATKYHEGTLTFTPDSRKVLFTRNNYIDKKVKSSDDKIVKLKIYESDVEGRTWKNDKNFAFNNDEYSVGHPALTPDGNTLYFVSDMPGGYGMTDIYVTKKEGDSWGVPKNLGPDINTEGREMFPYVDKDGELYFSSDAHGGLGGLDIFRVRKNEKTGKFGKIRNIGAPVNSSYDDFGLHYGTDKSYGYFTSDRPDGKGLDDIYSFTDDGIYLEGIVVDAKTGEPICTSSVVMKSKSDGNEQGRTTTECDGEFEFNVLRNTDYTFSAAADGYVTNDKVTATTKGVGPGGKVFVKIPLEKSKAYAMSVTVLGKTPKGNEPLPNAKILLSSQCEGWTRAFTTDANGKICEVVRCDCDYIVVANSQGYLPGSVNVIKDDGECVIDRKCGVNPKEVEVLLDRIPTEEDTMRAIELKDIYYDFDKWYIRQESERELTKLLGFMQENPDAVVEIGSHTDARAPYEYNIKLSQRRAQSVVDWLIARG